From Paralcaligenes sp. KSB-10:
TGCCTTGCCTGATGGTTTTGCCATCGTAAACGTAGATATCGATTTTATCCGGCTTTTGGCTGTTGGGTGTGGCAAGCGTGAATTTATGGCCTTTTACCGATACTTTGATCTGGCTCGAGCAGGAACCGAATTCCGCCGACATTTTATATCCGCCCTTGCGCACTGTTATCCATCGGTACACGATGGGGCATATGCTGTTGCCGCTATTAATGGAAACCAGCGCTGCCAGGGCCTTGGGCATGGCGAATGCATAGGGAATATTGAGCAAGCCTTCGATTTTCGGCTGCAGTTCGACGTTATCGAGCATAAGCCGCGATTCATAGATGTAGTCGCTGGCTTTGATGCTGAGCGTGCCATAGGGCGTAGGCAGGGTAAGCCGGGAAGGGGCAATCGGCCAATCGGCCGGTGTTGCCCAGCTGGATCCGCATGCCAGGGAAAGCACGGCGATGTTCAGGAGCCGAGAGAAGGTCACAAGGTAATGACGCATGGCATGCTGTTTATGCTGAAATATTACGTCGATAAACGAGCACTTTGTTACAAATGCCTGGAAAAAAAATACAAAAGGTGTAACTGCTATTACATTTCATTTTTTGCTTTTTAGCAAGGTGAGCCGGCTCGGCCGGTTGGCGGAGACCCCTCTGTCTGCCGCGGAGGAACCTGGCCATTTGGCTGAGCCTGCGCGGAAAGCCTCAAAGCGTGCTCGCCATCAAATAGACCAACACGACAAACAGCAGGGAAAAGTACACTGCAATGCCGATGACAACGCTTTTGAGGGCATTTTTTAGCTGTTGCGGCAATGGCAGGGACCGACCCTGGCGATGACTGATCCAGTACCAGGAGCCGGCCATGGCCAAAAGGCTAACTAAGAATATTCCAGCTTTCATGCCTTATTTTAGCCACCCACCGGTTTTTCCGGAGGAACGAGCGCTGCCGTTCAACCGGGGTGAGTCATTTTTTGTATGTCCTGGGCTTCATATCCCAGGCTTTCCATGATTTCGCGTGTGTGCTCGCCTATGCGTGCAATGGGCGTGCGCGGCTGCAGGCGCTCGCCGTCGAGCGAAATGGGTAGCAGGGGCATGTCGGTGACGGAGCCATCTTCGAGCTCCTGTTTGCCAAGCCCGCCGCTGGCAATCAGGTGAGGGTCGTCGAAGAGCTGTTCGGGCCGGGTTATGGCAGCGAAAGGTATGTTTTTTTGCTCGAATTCCTGCGCCAGTCGAACGCCGTCGAACTGTTTCAGCGTGGCGCGCAGTTCGGGGATGAGCCAGTCGCGCGCAAGGACGCGATCGTTATTGCTGGCGAGCCGGGCATCGGCATGCAGATCGGGGCGGCCGACGATTTCACATAAGGTCTTCCATTGGGCATCGCCCGTGGCGGCGATAAACATCTGTTCGCCGCCGGCCAGCTCGAAGGTGTCGTATATACCCCATGCGCTGATGCGTTCGGGCATGGGGGCGGCGGCCTGACCTGTCACTATGTATTGCTGCATATGCTGGGCCGAAAGCAGCACGCAGTTTTCAAACAGTGCGCTCTGGACTTCTTTGCCCATGCGGGTATTGTTGCGCTGGAACAAGGCCGCCAGGACTCCCAGCGCACCGAACATGCCGCCCATGATGTCGTTGACTGAACTGCCCGCCCGCAGGGGGCGTCCGACCGGCCCCGTCATATAGGCCAGGCCGGCCATCATCTGTACGACTTCATCCAGCGCCAGGCGTTTTTCGTACGGACCGCTCAGGAAACCTTTGTGCGATGCGTAAATCAAGCCAGGGTTATCGAGCTTGAGCGTGGCGTAATCCAGGCCGAGTGCGGCCATGCGCCCCGGTTTGAAGTTCTCCACAAAGACATCCGCGGTATGGATGAGTTTGCGCAGCGCCTCGAGTTGCTGCGGTTTGTTCACATCCAGGGCAACGCTTTTCTTGTTGCGGTTGAAAGTGCGGAAGAAGCCTGCCCCCGCCCCGAGCAAGGTGCGGGTGCGGTCGCCTTGCGGCGGCTCGACTTTGATGACTTCGGCGCCCAAGTCGCCCAGAATCATGCCGCAAGTCGGGCCCATGACCATATGCGTCATTTCGACGACGCGGATCCCCGCCAGCGGGAGAGCGGGAGTTGATGTGGGTTGCGGATGAGTCATGGCTTATTGGACTGGCGACAGGAGATAGGTTTCGGGAATGCCGGCGCGCGCGATAAATCCGTACAGCGGCTCGTTGGGCAGGCCTTCCTGGAGAATATGCCGGCTGGCTATCAGTTTCGCCAGATCTACTCCGGTGGCGTAGCCCATGCTTTCCAGCATGAACACCAGGTCTTCCGTGACCACGTTGCCGGTAGCGCCCGGCGCATGAGGGCAGCCCCCCAGGCCGGCCAGCGAGGCGTCGAATTCCCGGATGCCGTGTTCCAGCGCAACCAGGGTATTGGGCAGGCCCATGCCGCGGGTATCGTGAAAATGCATGGATGTGAATTTCGGCCCGGCAATTTCTTTTACGTCTTCTATGACTTGTCCGACCTGCAGGGGGGTGGCATGGCCGGTCGTGTCTGCCAGGGCTATGACATCGGCACCGGCATCCAGGCATTTCCTGACTATGTCGCACACTGCGCGCACGGTTACAACGCCTTGCAGAGTACAGCCGAACACCGTCGACAAGCCGGCGATCAGTTTTACCGAGCTGTTTTCTCGATCGAGGCATGTGCGTATTCTGGAGAATTCAGCCACCATGTCGTCGGGCGTGCGGCGCACATTGGCCAGGCTGTGGGCCATGCTGACCGAGATCGGCGCAACGATGCGGTCCGCTCCGGCCGCGACGGCATTCACGGCCCCTTTTTCATTGGGCACCAGCGCGGTGACGGCCAGGTCGGCATAGCGCTTGGCATAGGCGACGACCATGGCGGCGTCGGCCATCTGCGGCAGCAGTTTGGGTGGCACGAACGAAGCGATTTCCATGTGTCGTATGCCCGATTGATAGGCGGCATCGATCCACCGGATCTTGTTTTCGGTCGACATGGTTTGGGCCACGCTTTGCAGGCCGTCGCGCAATCCGACCTCCTGGACAATGACCCGAGGGTTTGCTTGAATCATGATGGACTCTATCAATAAGTGGTGCGTGGATTCGAGTCTATAGAAATACGCGGCGCGGCATAATGGCTTGTCCGCGATGGCATCCATCGCGGATGGCGATGGCGCGCGCTCAGGACTCCGGCGGCAGGCGCTCCAGCAGATGATCGAGCAGGCGCTGCGCCGGAATGGACAGGCTGTCGGTCCGGCGCCTGCAGATGATGAAACGCCGAGTGGCCCAGGCGTCCTCCAGCGGGAGCACGCGCAATCCATAGATATGGCTGTAGCGCACCACGGCTTCCAGGGGCAGCACCGCTACGGCCAGGCCGGCCTGGACGAAACGGCAGGCGGCGTCGAAGGTGGTGATGTGAGTCCGATAGCGCAGTTCAACGCCTTTTTCGGCGGCAATGCGGGACATCAGGACATTGATGGCGGCATTGGGCGAAAAGCCGATCTGATCGTAGTGTATGGATTCTTCGAATAACAAAGAGCTTCTGCCGGCCAATGGATGCGTATCGTGGACGACCAGGGCGAAGTGATCTGTCCGGTAGGGAATCGTGAGCAGCTCCCCGGTGGAAATAAAATCGCGGCAAATGCCGATGTCGGCGCTGCCATCCATTACGCCGCGCGCCACTTCCGGGCTGATCCGTTCTTCGAGATCGACCCGGATATGCTCGTATTTCTTGAAGAAGGACGTGAGTTCCTCCGGCACGAACTCGGTAATCGAGGAGACGTTGGCAAGCAGCCTCACATGGCCTTTTACGCCACAGGCGTACTCGCTGAGTTCGCTGTGCAGCTTGTTCATGTTGCCGATCAGGTTTCGGGCATGCCGCAACAGGACCAGACCCGCCGCCGTGGGAACGACGCCTTTCTGGCTTCGGGACAACAAGGAGGTGCCTATGGATTTTTCTATATCGGCGATACGCTTGCTGATCGCCGCCGAAGACATGATTTCACGCTCGGCGGCCTGGGCAATGCTGCCTTCTTCGCAAACGGCAATAAACAAGTAAAGCGAGGTCGGATCGACTTTCCACACGTTTGGATCTCCGTACTGCGGCGCCGGGTTTGGATGAATAGCAGTATAGGCGAGAGACGGAGATGTGGTCGACGGTGCGTAAGCGTTTTCCGGCCGACAGCCGCGCAATTTGTTTTGTTAATCGACTGCCTCGACATGCGCGGCCTTGAGCAGATCCGCACTGACTTTTATATCGTTCTGGATGGTGGCCAGCGCGTCGGCCGAACTGCTGCCGGTCGGGACAAAGCCTTGCACGGCAAACTGCTTTTTCACGTCCGGACGATTCAGGATTTCGTGAACCTTGCTTTGCAGCAGCTGGGTAATGGCCGCTGGAAGCTTGGCAGGTCCAAACAGTGCGATCCACGGATCGTAGTCATAGCCGTCCAACCCCGATTCATTCAGGGTAGGTACTTCGGGGAGCGTCGAGGAACGTTTCAGGGTTGTGACGGCCAGGGCGTGCAGCGTGCCCGCCTTGACTTGCGACAATATCGAAGGCGTTCCCAGAAAGGCGAAATCGATTTGACCGGACATCAGGTCGGTAATAAGCGGGTTGCCGCCCTTATAGGGAATATGCACGACGTCGATATTGGCTTTGGACGTGAAAAGCAGTGCGGCCAGGTGCAGGGCCGTACCCGTACCGGCCGAGCCGTAGTTGATTTTACCGGGGTGCGCCTTGGCGGCGGCGATGAGCTGGCCTACCGTCTTGTATGGCGAATTCTTGGGTACCACCAGTACAAGCGGTGTGGTGCCGATGATCGTGATGGGAGTGATGTCTTTGATTGAGTCGTAGGGCAGGTGTTTGTGCAGGCTGGGATTGACGGCGTGGTTGGACGAAATCATGCCTATGGTGTAGCCGTTGGGGGCGGCGATGACCACCTCGCGGGTACCGGTAATATTGGAGGCTCCGGCCTTGTTTTCCACAACAAAGGACTGCTTCAGCTCAGTGCTCAGGGCGGGCGTAAAGGTGCGCGCAACGAGATCCAGTGTGGAGCCGGGCGAGCTCGGCACGATGAGGTGAACTGGATGATCGGGATACGAGTTTGCCGCGTGGCTGGCGGTTCCAAGGGCGATACAGCCGAGTCCAAGGACTGCCTTTAAAAAATGGCGTGTGATGTGACGCATGGAACTGTCTCCGTGATAATTATTGGTGTATGGTTCAGGAGCTAGTCTAGCGGGATCATCGTGGGTTCATAAGTACATCTTGGTTATGGACTCCATCGCGATTTGCGATGGCACTGCGGTGCCTCGAGGCTTTGGCGTTTGCTGTTCACGTATCCTTCACCGGGTTTGGAACAGGAGAAAATACTGAAAGCAAAGGCCAGTCATTGAACCTCATGACTGGCCTGGCCGGAGGGTCTTTTTCAAGACTTGGCGCTGCTTAATAAATAGGGGTGCGGTTAAGGGACAGGAGTATTTCGTTCAGGGCTTGTGCCGTATTGCTGTCCTGGTTTACGGTTTTCAGCGAGGTGTCAAGCGAAGCTTCCAGCGCCGAACTGGTGGGTGCGCGCTGCGATTCCGGCAGGTCGTTAAGGTGTTCGGTAAATTTTGCCGCAAATTCTTCAACCAGGCCGGTCAGATCGGCGAAAGCGACTTGGCCGCTCTCATATTGAGCGGCAAGTCTGAGCGCGTAGGCCGAGTATTTTTCTACGATTTCGTTCATGATGTGATCCTCCTGGATCGATGTCGAGCGGGTCTGTTGACGGCTCGTGGTTCTAGGCAGGTTCAGGGCTTGTGATGGCAGTCCTGTGCGGTATTGACCCTTGATCGATAACGGGCTTGGAACGGTGCCGGGGAGCGGTCGGCTGTGTGCAGCGTGCGGCGAAGTGGTCGGGAACAGGTTGTGGTCCTTGCTCCTGCAGGACAAACCCAGTTTATATGGAGTTTTCTATTTGTTTATATGAGAATTTTGTCTTTGTTTATACGTTTTTTTTACTGCTTTGGCCGGGGGCTCGCGGAGTCCAGATCGATTGCCCGGCGTGCTTAGAATAGCAAACAATTCGCGACAAAAATGTGACAAATTGAACCTCATGGGAGGCCGGATTCCTAACCTGAAGGAGTAGCCGGCAACGGCTTTATTTATTTCGTCCGTGTCGTTTGCAGCTTCCTTTTTAGCGCCAACAGACCCTGGCGTATTTTCGGTTCTAGCGGTTTATGGGGCTGGACGCGTTTCAGTGACTTTTGTTTTGGGCTGTTTTTAGGCTTGAGGTGTGAATTTGAACTGCCTATACCGGCTTGAGCGATGACTTTGGACGGTGCGTTGCTGTGTTGGCTGTGTAGGCGGCGGTTAATTCTATAAAGACGCCGCAGGGTGGGCGGTGCTGTGCAGTCCGGCACGTCCAGCGGTCGTGGTGCTACGCACCCCGACTGCCCGGGTCTGCCTCGTCCAGGCGGGCGTCGGGCGAACTCGCGTCGCCCCGCGATGCGGGGCGCCACTCAGACAGCGCCCGCCGAAGGCCCCCGCCTTCCCTTCGTCAGCACCCGGCGCTGGACTACCGCCGGACTACACAGCACCGCCCACCCTGCGGCTGCGTGACGGGCTTGCATAGAGAGAGAGGCATTGGGGTCATGCACCGAGAGAAACGTGGAGGTCATGCATCGAGGTATACGTTGAGGCCGGCACGTTCATTCCAGGCAAGCCCTAACGTGAGCCGTCTATCGGGGCTTGGGGTCAGGGCCGGCGTAAGGCGTGCGCCGGATGCTACCGTAGGGAAGGCGGGGGCTTTCGGCGGGCGCTGTCTGAGCCCAGCCTCGCGAGGCTGGGCGAGTTCGCCCGACGCCCGCCTGGACGAGGTAGATCCGGATCAAGCACGCCGTGCCGGCCCTGACCCCAAGCCCCGATAGACGGCGTCTTTAAATACCAATACTCATCCATCAAAGAATGCCACAAACAACTCGATCCAAAAATACACTAGCGCCGGTCCTCGTGAAATTCGGTGCGCAGGCTGACGCGGGCGGCAAGTTCCTGGCCGGGCTGGAGCAGGGTTCCACCGACCTCGTGTCGTGGGTATTGACTCATCAGATTGAAGCAGTCCGTTGTGTTGCTGACTGGTTCAACGCAAAACCAGTCGACTCCGGAAGGGCTGTAGAGCACCACATAATCAAAGGGCGTATCGGTATGCATGGTCAGGAAACGCGCCTGATCGGGCCAGTGGATCACGGCGTGATGCGACCAATCGAGAAATACATTGTCCAGTACGTGGTCGTCGACGCGGGTTCCATGGGCCAGTTCGGAGGCGGCCGGATGGGGGGCGATATACAGCGGCATGACTTCCTGATCGTTGAACCAGGCCTGCCCGACGCTTGTCGTCAGGGTCGTATGCGCGTTGCGAGGAAAATAAGGGTGGTGGCCGATTCCCGCCGGCATGGTCTGGTCGCCGGTATTGCGTACGCGCAGAACTATCGATAGCTCATGCTCATTCAAGGCGAACTCTTGCTCGGTCACGAATGAAAATGGCCAGGCATCGGGGACGTGTTCGTAGCGCAGCAAGGCGCTTGACGGTGTTGCATGCACGATTTGCCAGGGCTTGTAGCGGCCTATGCCGTGAATCGCATGAGGCGAGCTCGGGCTGTTTGGCGGCAGCGTTATTTGCCGGCCTTCGAACATGAACGTGCCGTTGCGCAGGCGGCTGCTCCAGGGGACCAGCGGAAAGCTGGCCATGGCCGATACCGCTCCGGCGGTGACGGCGTCCATGGGCACAGGACGCAGCCAGTTGACGGTTTCGCCCCGGCGGAGGTCGCGGTAAGCCACGATGGATCCACCGATCTGCGGAGCGAGCACGAGTTCGGCCTGGCCGGCATTCAAATGCAATAAGGAGGTGGTAGTGGGCACGATAGAAGTAATGTCCGGGTTGTTTACGATATTATGGGACAGGGCGAAAATGGCGTTCGCGTCAGCCTGAAAGCTGCAACGGCCCCTCATTTTCGCCTATCTCGGTTTCTTCGGCAAAATTTCTTCGGCAAAGCGAGCAAATCATGGACACTGTTTTTTCGAAAATCATTCGCGGTGAAATTCCCTGCGCCAAAGTTTACGAAGACGATTATGTGTATGCCTTCATGGATGCGGGCCAAGTCAATCCGGGCCACGTGCTGGTTGCAAGCAAGAAGCCTTATGAAACCCTTATGGATGCCGATGAGGAGTCAGCGGCGGCCATGATGCGTGCCGCCCATAAAATCGCCCGCGCGGTGCAGGCGGCGTTCGAGCCGCAAGGCATGACAATTCTGCAGGCCAATAAACCTGCCGGCTGGCAGACAGTGCCGCATTTGCATTTGCATGTATTGCCGCGTTACGAGGATGACGGAGTCGGCCTGATCTGGCCACGCAAGGAGCCTGGCCTGGAAGCGCTGCGGGAGTACGCGAGCCAAATCAAGCTTGTCTGAGCCGGGAATTGGCCGCCTTCGCTTATTTGCCTGCGTAAGGTCTGCGTAAGATACATCGCTTACATATAGTATCTGGCACGAAAATGCCCGCTGTAAGTGGTTCCGAAATCGCATTGCCCAATAGGGACCGAATGAAGGTTTTCCCTATGATTAAAACACTATGTTTTTTTATCTCGGCACGATATATTGAAAAGAAAATATCGTAACCAGATATAAATGCAGCGTGGCGGTAAATGTGAAACACATAACCGGGTATGCGTGCTGTCCGCAAGCTCAAAAGCTGTTGGCTTGCCGCGCTATCGCACCGCTCCGGCGTCGGTTGCCAAAACCGGCGTCAAGTTTTGCAGAGCAATTTTGTTTACACACAAAGGAGATTAGGATGGATGACAACAAAGAGGGTATGGACAGCCAGCAAGGCGGTGTTGATCGCCGCACAATGCTCAAGATGGGTCTGGGTGCCGCGGGCGGGGCATTGATTGCGGGCGCGCCGGGCTTGGTGTTGGCCGCAGACAAGGCGCCGGTGGGAAATTACCCGGCAGGCGTAAGTGGCGACTCGGTTTTTGTGGGGCTCACACTTGATCTGACCGGCCCGTATTCGGCTGAAGGGGCTGATGAGCAAAAGGGCTACGAGCTTGCCATCGAGCAACTCAATGCCGGGGCTCCGGAAATTCAGAAAATTTCGCCTCTTACCAAAAAAGGCATCCTGGGAAAAACGGTCAAATATGGCGTCATCGACGCCGAGACCAAGCCTAATTCGGCGGTGCAGGCGGCCACCCGCTTCATTCACGAAAACAAGGCCATGATGATCTCCGGCAGCGTCAGCAGCGCTGTGGCGATCGCACTGCAAAAAGTCTGCGATCGTGAAAAAACCATTTATCTCGCGGCTATCAGCGGCTCCAACGAAACGACTGGCGTGGATTGCCAGCGCTATGGCTTCCGGCTGTGCTATTTTGCCTATTCGGCAGCCAAGGCGATTTCGCCTGTACTGGCCAAATCCATGGGCAAGAATCGCAAGGCCGTGTACCTGGTTCCCGATTACACCTACGGTCACACCACCTACGATTCGATGAAAGAATTCACCGAAAAAGAGGGCTGGAAAACCGTCGGTCAACAGGTCCATCCCCTGGGCGCCAAAGACTACAGCTCCTATCTGATCAATATCGCCAATAGCGGAGCCGATACGCTGGTGGTCATCGATTACGGTGCGGATGCCGCCAACTCGATCAAACAGGCCAAGCAGTTCGGCATTCTCGACAAAATGAGCCTGGTTGTGCCATACATGGCACCGTTCCTCGGGGAAGAGCTCGGGCCTGAAATCATTCAAGGCGTATACGGCGCTACGGGATTCTGGTGGACACTGCAAGACAAATACCCGATAGCCAAAGACTTTGTTACGGCGTTTGAAAAGAAATTCAAACAGAAGCCGCACGATTCCGCCTATATCGCCTACCTGAACACAGCTCTGTGGGCCGATGCAATCGAGCGTGCCGGTACCTTCTATCCGCCCGACGTCATCAAATCGTACGAAAAAGGCCAAAAGCGTCAAGGCCCGGTCGGAGAAGTCTGGTTCCGTCCTGAAGATCATCAGGGGGTCATCAATTTCCCGATCGTTCGAGGCAAGAAACCGGCCGACATGAAAGACAAGTCCGATCTGTTTGACATCGTCGCGGTTGTCGATGGCGCCGCGGTGGTACCGCCGGTCGGTCATTTCGGCTGCAAGCTGGGTTCGTACGTTTAAGGTCGGCGACGGCCGTTAGTGCAATACACATAACAAAAAGGGAGGATTGAATGCCAAGCATGTCGTTGTTTTTATCGCAGCTGTTTAACGGGCTCGCAACGGGTCTGTTGCTGGCACTGATCAGCACTGGCTTAACTATTATCTACGGCACGCTTGGCGTTGTTAATTTTGCACACGGGGCCCTGTTTGTGGTTGGGGCTTATGCCGGCTTCACGGCTTATGGTCTTACAAATTCGTTTTTGATAGCCATTGTGGTTGGCGCACTGGTCGCGCTCGTGATTGGTCTGTTCATCGAGCGCGGTGTGGTGCGCCTTTATTACGGTCGTCCGCCGGAAGACCAGATCCTGGTTACCTTCGGCATAGGCATTGTGCTGGTGGAGATTGTTCGGGGGATTTACGGCGGGGTCAGCCTGTCGGTGCCGACGCCCACCTGGGGCACTGGCATTGTGCACATAGGCTCCCTGATTTACCCGCTTTATCGTCTCGAAGCCCTGGCCATTTCCGCCGGCACCCTGATAGCGCTTTATTTCGTGTTGTATCGAACCAGCCTGGGCCTGATCGTGCGCGCCGGGATAGAAGACTCCCTTATGGTCAATATCCTGGGCATTAACGTCAAGCGTATCTTTTTGCTGGTGTTCGGTATTGGGGCCATGGCTGCCGGCTATGCCGGCGTCATCGACTCACCCATCGTTACGCTGGCGCCCGATATGGGCTTCCGGGTACTTGTCGATTCGTTCGTTGTGGTTGTCATCGGTGGCGTGGGGTCGTTCCCTGGCGCTATTGTCGGTGGCATTATCGCCGGCGAAATTCTCAGTCTTACTTCCATGTTTGATCCTGCTTATTCCGATGTGATGTTGTTTGTTGTGATGGCGCTGGTTCTGATTTTCCGGCCTCAAGGCATTATGGGGCAGGAGGGTCGCGAATGAACGCTCTTAATCGACCGGGCGCGTTGCTGCGCCGGCAAATTCCCGAAATGGTCGTCGGAGTCTGCCTGATTGCCGCGCCCTTCATACTGCCCAGTTTAGGTATCGGCGCCGACCTGATGACGCGCATACTGATATGGGGCCTGTTCGGCCTGGGCTTCGACTTGTTGTTCGGCTATACGGGTTTGCTATCGTTCGGCCAGGCGGCCTTCTACGGCACAGGCGGTTTCGTGACCGCTTATCTGTTGACATCAGGTATCGTTCCCCACATGTTGCTGGCATTGCTGGTCGGCACCATACTTGCTTCGGTGGCGGGCCTGATCATCGGCTACCTGACCTTGCGTCGCACGGGCATTTATTTCGCCATGAGTACTCTGGCCTTCGGCGAGATGTTCTTCTTTCTTGAAAATTCATCTTTCAAGAATTACACCGGCG
This genomic window contains:
- a CDS encoding CaiB/BaiF CoA-transferase family protein; protein product: MTHPQPTSTPALPLAGIRVVEMTHMVMGPTCGMILGDLGAEVIKVEPPQGDRTRTLLGAGAGFFRTFNRNKKSVALDVNKPQQLEALRKLIHTADVFVENFKPGRMAALGLDYATLKLDNPGLIYASHKGFLSGPYEKRLALDEVVQMMAGLAYMTGPVGRPLRAGSSVNDIMGGMFGALGVLAALFQRNNTRMGKEVQSALFENCVLLSAQHMQQYIVTGQAAAPMPERISAWGIYDTFELAGGEQMFIAATGDAQWKTLCEIVGRPDLHADARLASNNDRVLARDWLIPELRATLKQFDGVRLAQEFEQKNIPFAAITRPEQLFDDPHLIASGGLGKQELEDGSVTDMPLLPISLDGERLQPRTPIARIGEHTREIMESLGYEAQDIQKMTHPG
- a CDS encoding hydroxymethylglutaryl-CoA lyase, with the translated sequence MIQANPRVIVQEVGLRDGLQSVAQTMSTENKIRWIDAAYQSGIRHMEIASFVPPKLLPQMADAAMVVAYAKRYADLAVTALVPNEKGAVNAVAAGADRIVAPISVSMAHSLANVRRTPDDMVAEFSRIRTCLDRENSSVKLIAGLSTVFGCTLQGVVTVRAVCDIVRKCLDAGADVIALADTTGHATPLQVGQVIEDVKEIAGPKFTSMHFHDTRGMGLPNTLVALEHGIREFDASLAGLGGCPHAPGATGNVVTEDLVFMLESMGYATGVDLAKLIASRHILQEGLPNEPLYGFIARAGIPETYLLSPVQ
- a CDS encoding LysR family transcriptional regulator, with protein sequence MWKVDPTSLYLFIAVCEEGSIAQAAEREIMSSAAISKRIADIEKSIGTSLLSRSQKGVVPTAAGLVLLRHARNLIGNMNKLHSELSEYACGVKGHVRLLANVSSITEFVPEELTSFFKKYEHIRVDLEERISPEVARGVMDGSADIGICRDFISTGELLTIPYRTDHFALVVHDTHPLAGRSSLLFEESIHYDQIGFSPNAAINVLMSRIAAEKGVELRYRTHITTFDAACRFVQAGLAVAVLPLEAVVRYSHIYGLRVLPLEDAWATRRFIICRRRTDSLSIPAQRLLDHLLERLPPES
- a CDS encoding tripartite tricarboxylate transporter substrate binding protein — its product is MRHITRHFLKAVLGLGCIALGTASHAANSYPDHPVHLIVPSSPGSTLDLVARTFTPALSTELKQSFVVENKAGASNITGTREVVIAAPNGYTIGMISSNHAVNPSLHKHLPYDSIKDITPITIIGTTPLVLVVPKNSPYKTVGQLIAAAKAHPGKINYGSAGTGTALHLAALLFTSKANIDVVHIPYKGGNPLITDLMSGQIDFAFLGTPSILSQVKAGTLHALAVTTLKRSSTLPEVPTLNESGLDGYDYDPWIALFGPAKLPAAITQLLQSKVHEILNRPDVKKQFAVQGFVPTGSSSADALATIQNDIKVSADLLKAAHVEAVD
- a CDS encoding aldose 1-epimerase, with amino-acid sequence MPTTTSLLHLNAGQAELVLAPQIGGSIVAYRDLRRGETVNWLRPVPMDAVTAGAVSAMASFPLVPWSSRLRNGTFMFEGRQITLPPNSPSSPHAIHGIGRYKPWQIVHATPSSALLRYEHVPDAWPFSFVTEQEFALNEHELSIVLRVRNTGDQTMPAGIGHHPYFPRNAHTTLTTSVGQAWFNDQEVMPLYIAPHPAASELAHGTRVDDHVLDNVFLDWSHHAVIHWPDQARFLTMHTDTPFDYVVLYSPSGVDWFCVEPVSNTTDCFNLMSQYPRHEVGGTLLQPGQELAARVSLRTEFHEDRR
- a CDS encoding HIT family protein, whose protein sequence is MDTVFSKIIRGEIPCAKVYEDDYVYAFMDAGQVNPGHVLVASKKPYETLMDADEESAAAMMRAAHKIARAVQAAFEPQGMTILQANKPAGWQTVPHLHLHVLPRYEDDGVGLIWPRKEPGLEALREYASQIKLV
- a CDS encoding substrate-binding protein, coding for MDDNKEGMDSQQGGVDRRTMLKMGLGAAGGALIAGAPGLVLAADKAPVGNYPAGVSGDSVFVGLTLDLTGPYSAEGADEQKGYELAIEQLNAGAPEIQKISPLTKKGILGKTVKYGVIDAETKPNSAVQAATRFIHENKAMMISGSVSSAVAIALQKVCDREKTIYLAAISGSNETTGVDCQRYGFRLCYFAYSAAKAISPVLAKSMGKNRKAVYLVPDYTYGHTTYDSMKEFTEKEGWKTVGQQVHPLGAKDYSSYLINIANSGADTLVVIDYGADAANSIKQAKQFGILDKMSLVVPYMAPFLGEELGPEIIQGVYGATGFWWTLQDKYPIAKDFVTAFEKKFKQKPHDSAYIAYLNTALWADAIERAGTFYPPDVIKSYEKGQKRQGPVGEVWFRPEDHQGVINFPIVRGKKPADMKDKSDLFDIVAVVDGAAVVPPVGHFGCKLGSYV
- a CDS encoding branched-chain amino acid ABC transporter permease translates to MSLFLSQLFNGLATGLLLALISTGLTIIYGTLGVVNFAHGALFVVGAYAGFTAYGLTNSFLIAIVVGALVALVIGLFIERGVVRLYYGRPPEDQILVTFGIGIVLVEIVRGIYGGVSLSVPTPTWGTGIVHIGSLIYPLYRLEALAISAGTLIALYFVLYRTSLGLIVRAGIEDSLMVNILGINVKRIFLLVFGIGAMAAGYAGVIDSPIVTLAPDMGFRVLVDSFVVVVIGGVGSFPGAIVGGIIAGEILSLTSMFDPAYSDVMLFVVMALVLIFRPQGIMGQEGRE